Proteins from a genomic interval of Echeneis naucrates chromosome 21, fEcheNa1.1, whole genome shotgun sequence:
- the zeb2a gene encoding zinc finger E-box-binding homeobox 2a isoform X2, protein MRQQIMAEGPRCKRRKQANPRRKNVVNYENVVDTGSETDEDDRTVASEDNGFSNEGGGGDEEAGSPAGVPTLESSPRVGHALLSYCGQEDPEGHEGLHHSWRLRDDTNGLNGSDSREEFEPLGPSSLHDVGTTSARRLDGVPELDEYFLKRRLEEGNAHPAAIAEYLQRSDTAIIYPEAPEEVTRLGTPEAIGQDESDHDPTTTPDDFAQLLTCPYCDRGYKRLTSLKEHIKYRHEKNEDLSFPCPLCADAFSHRAQLERHMTTHKPATDQPLMLSEEAGNRKFKCSECGKAFKYKHHLKEHLRIHSGEKPYECSNCKKRFSHSGSYSSHISSKKCISLIAVNGRIRNGNSGKPSSSPNSATSSPGSPALAQFRHKIENSRPLGPPDQHSHIDIKAEPMDFNEYRLLMASQHGFGGPGVYLNGGSGSPLGIHSSSQSPLQHLGGIGLDIPLLGYTGALGNNLNEVQNVLQTMDNMSRQKMDGNPEEISKLRAYMKELGAQMEEQRLVPAGIEMMGHSSPTKSIIDYTLEKVNEAKSLIDDSKRQVDLKMEKMEKPTHLIDFTGEEKSQDGQNQFLPFSCQYCKETFSGPIPLHQHERYLCKMNEEIKAVLQPAESSPASRRAATNSELPSNERATSPINLFNDHVSVLKTFFAMNTEPNSEELFKISVAVGLPQDFVKEWFSQWKRKKSPPSDHGAPDRSPLSLPAVDLHGTFTNSDAFHRLAKTNQFTADRHSTGEKQLESLEHLRSGTPSPLNLSSSSSKNSQSSSYTPNSLASEDVHGDIPLDLSLPKHMAQRLVTVGEKRPRKNGFSIEHKLEGQGREQGSRPLDLLNIKKEVPGSDGGRNHLEKSSSPIFGINSFAGSPVYTSLPPHGAFPPPTFLSPAQATIPGLRPYPGLDPMSFLPHMAYTYATGAATFAEMQQRRKYQRKSGFQGELLDGTADYLSSLDDLTDSDSLLSRKKMKKTESGTYACDLCDKTFQKTSSLLRHKYEHTGKRPHQCQICKKAFKHKHHLIEHSRLHSGEKPYQCDKCGKRFSHSGSYSQHMNHRYSYCKREAEEREAAEREARDKGGGVVVGGLEPTELLMRRAYLQGLGPLGYSDPEDQQEDGGGGDTIQRDVSNVGGGQEVRKVENKTHKEVTDRQEASFREREKDEEEVVSNNRSQMDSARDEEVNDAMQPIDESPREGKTDSKSEQKD, encoded by the exons CATACTGCGGCCAGGAGGACCCCGAGGGCCATGAGGGACTGCACCACAGCTGGAGATTGAGAGACGACACCAACGGACTGAATGGCAGCG acagcagagaggagttTGAACCTCTGGGGCCATCGTCACTTCATGATGTAGGAACCACTTCAG CAAGGCGACTAGATGGCGTCCCTGAGCTGGATGAGTACTTTCTGAAACGTAGGCTGGAGGAGGGCAATGCCCATCCTGCTGCCATCGCAGAATACCTGCAACGCAGCGATACTGCCATTATTTACCCTGAAGCTCCAGAGGAAGTGACAAGGTTGGGCACGCCGGAGGCCATTGGGCAGGATGAGAGTGACCATG ACCCGACAACGACGCCCGATGACTTTGCCCAACTGCTCACCTGTCCATACTGCGACCGTGGCTACAAGCGTCTGACATCCCTAAAGGAACACATCAAGTATCGCCACGAGAAGAACGAGGACCTGAGCTTCCCCTGCCCACTGTGCGCCGACGCCTTTAGCCACCGTGCACAGCTGGAACGTCATATGACCACACATAAACCTGCCACAGACCAG CCGTTGATGCTCAGCGAAGAAGCTGGGAACCGAAAATTCAAATGCAGTGAGTGTGGAAAGGCCTTCAAATACAAGCATCACCTGAAGGAGCATCTTCGTATTCACAGTG GTGAGAAACCATACGAGTGTTCCAACTGTAAGAAGCGGTTCTCCCACTCCGGCTCCTACAGCTCCCACATCAGCAGCAAGAAATGTATCAGCCTGATAGCTGTCAACGGACGAATTCGCAACGGAAACAGTGGCAAACCCAGCTCCTCCCCTAACTCCGCTACATCATCACCTGGAAGTCCTGCCCTTGCCCAGTTCCGccataaaatagaaaatagccGGCCACTTGGCCCTCCTGACCAGCACAGTCATATTGACATCAAAGCTGAGCCTATGGATTTCAACGAGTACCGGCTGCTGATGGCCTCTCAGCATGGGTTTGGGGGGCCAGGAGTTTATCTGAACGGTGGGAGTGGGAGTCCATTGGGCATTCATAGCTCATCCCAAAGCCCCCTTCAACACCTGGGAGGTATTGGGCTAGACATTCCCCTGCTGGGCTACACAGGGGCCCTTGGGAACAACTTAAATGAAGTTCAGAACGTGCTTCAGACTATGGATAACATGTCCaggcagaagatggatgggAATCCAGAGGAAATATCCAAACTCAGGGCCTACATGAAGGAGCTTGGTGCCcagatggaggagcagaggcTGGTCCCGGCAGGCATCGAGATGATGGGCCACAGCAGCCCCACAAAGAGCATCATTGACTACACACTGGAGAAGGTCAATGAGGCCAAAAGTCTGATCGATGACTCTAAGAGGCAAGTGGACTTGAAgatggagaagatggagaaacCAACCCACTTAATAGATTTCACGGGGGAGGAGAAATCCCAAGATGGCCAGAACCAGTTCCTTCCATTTTCCTGCCAGTACTGCAAAGAAACTTTTTCTGGGCCCATCCCACTGCATCAGCATGAGCGCTACCTgtgcaaaatgaatgaagagatcAAAGCGGTCCTGCAGCCGGCCGAGAGCAGTCCTGCAAGTCGCAGGGCTGCAACAAACTCTGAGCTGCCTAGTAATGAACGGGCTACCAGTCCAATCAACCTGTTCAATGACCATGTGTCAGTGCTCAAGACTTTTTTTGCCATGAACACTGAGCCAAACTCAGAGGAACTATTCAAGATTTCTGTTGCTGTCGGCCTTCCTCAAGACTTTGTGAAAGAGTGGTTTTCCCAGTGGAAGAGGAAAAAGTCCCCCCCCTCTGACCACGGCGCACCTGACCGGTCACCATTGTCGTTGCCTGCTGTAGATTTACATGGAACCTTCACGAACAGTGATGCCTTCCATAGACTTGCAAAAACCAACCAATTTACAGCGGACAGACATTCAACAGGGGAAAAGCAACTAGAATCTTTGGAACACCTGAGAAGTGGCACTCCATCACCCCTCAACctctcatcttcttcctccaaaaACTCTCAGAGTAGCTCTTATACTCCAAACAGCCTGGCCTCAGAGGATGTCCATGGGGATATACCACTGGATCTGTCACTTCCTAAGCACATGGCACAGAGACTTGTCACTGTGGGAGAGAAACGACCCCGAAAAAACGGTTTCAGCATTGAGCACAAACTAGAAGGTCAAGGACGAGAGCAGGGGTCCAGGCCTTTAGATCTCCTCAACATCAAGAAGGAGGTCCCAGGCTCTGATGGTGGAAGGAACCACCTGGAAAAAAGTTCCAGTCCTATCTTTGGGATTAATTCTTTTGCTGGTAGTCCTGTGTACACATCCCTACCCCCTCATGGAGCATTTCCTCCACCCACCTTCTTGTCTCCTGCCCAGGCCACCATCCCAGGCCTCAGGCCCTACCCCGGCCTTGACCCTATGAGCTTTCTGCCTCATATGGCCTACACCTATGCCACTGGGGCAGCCACATTTGCTGaaatgcagcagagaagaaagtACCAGCGGAAATCAGGTTTCCAG ggGGAGCTGCTGGATGGGACGGCAGATTATCTGTCCAGTCTGGATGACCTGACAGACAGCGATTCGCTGCTGTccaggaagaagatgaagaagactGAAAGTGGTACGTACGCCTGTGACTTGTGCGACAAAACATTCCAGAAGACCAGTTCCCTCCTAAGACACAAATATGAGCACACAG GGAAGCGTCCTCACCAGTGTCAGATCTGTAAGAAAGCTTTCAAACACAAGCACCATCTCATCGAACACTCGCGCCTTCACTCTGGAGAGAAACCGTACCAGTGCGACAAGTGTGGCAAACGCTTCTCTCACTCGGGCTCATACTCGCAGCACATGAATCACCGCTACTCCTACTGCAAGAGGGAGGCCGAGGAACGGGAGGCAGCCGAGAGGGAGGCACGCGACAAAGGAGGAGGAGTCGTGGTGGGAGGTCTGGaacccacagagctgctgatgaGGAGGGCCTACCTGCAGGGACTGGGGCCACTTGGATATTCAGACCCAGAGGACCAGCAGGAGGACGGCGGCGGTGGTGATACAATCCAGAGGGATGTCAGTAATGTTGGGGGAGGACAGGAAGTTAGAAAGGTAGAGAACAAGACACACAAGgaggtgacagacagacaggaggcaagtttcagggaaagagagaaggatgagGAAGAAGTGGTCAGCAATAACAGGAGCCAGATGGACTCAGCAAGGGACGAGGAGGTAAATGATGCGATGCAGCCGATTGATGAGAGTCCACgagaaggaaagacagacagcaagTCGGAACAGAAGGACTGA
- the zeb2a gene encoding zinc finger E-box-binding homeobox 2a isoform X3 encodes MGYRERSGGAGSRIHADWTDLSMRQQIMAEGPRCKRRKQANPRRKNVVNYENVVDTGSETDEDDRTVASEDNGFSNEGGGGDEEAGSPAGVPTLESSPRVGHALLSYCGQEDPEGHEGLHHSWRLRDDTNGLNGSDSREEFEPLGPSSLHDVGTTSARRLDGVPELDEYFLKRRLEEGNAHPAAIAEYLQRSDTAIIYPEAPEEVTRLGTPEAIGQDESDHDPTTTPDDFAQLLTCPYCDRGYKRLTSLKEHIKYRHEKNEDLSFPCPLCADAFSHRAQLERHMTTHKPATDQPLMLSEEAGNRKFKCSECGKAFKYKHHLKEHLRIHSGEKPYECSNCKKRFSHSGSYSSHISSKKCISLIAVNGRIRNGNSGKPSSSPNSATSSPGSPALAQFRHKIENSRPLGPPDQHSHIDIKAEPMDFNEYRLLMASQHGFGGPGVYLNGGSGSPLGIHSSSQSPLQHLGGIGLDIPLLGYTGALGNNLNEVQNVLQTMDNMSRQKMDGNPEEISKLRAYMKELGAQMEEQRLVPAGIEMMGHSSPTKSIIDYTLEKVNEAKSLIDDSKRQVDLKMEKMEKPTHLIDFTGEEKSQDGQNQFLPFSCQYCKETFSGPIPLHQHERYLCKMNEEIKAVLQPAESSPASRRAATNSELPSNERATSPINLFNDHVSVLKTFFAMNTEPNSEELFKISVAVGLPQDFVKEWFSQWKRKKSPPSDHGAPDRSPLSLPAVDLHGTFTNSDAFHRLAKTNQFTADRHSTGEKQLESLEHLRSGTPSPLNLSSSSSKNSQSSSYTPNSLASEDVHGDIPLDLSLPKHMAQRLVTVGEKRPRKNGFSIEHKLEGQGREQGSRPLDLLNIKKEVPGSDGGRNHLEKSSSPIFGINSFAGSPVYTSLPPHGAFPPPTFLSPAQATIPGLRPYPGLDPMSFLPHMAYTYATGAATFAEMQQRRKYQRKSGFQGELLDGTADYLSSLDDLTDSDSLLSRKKMKKTESGKRPHQCQICKKAFKHKHHLIEHSRLHSGEKPYQCDKCGKRFSHSGSYSQHMNHRYSYCKREAEEREAAEREARDKGGGVVVGGLEPTELLMRRAYLQGLGPLGYSDPEDQQEDGGGGDTIQRDVSNVGGGQEVRKVENKTHKEVTDRQEASFREREKDEEEVVSNNRSQMDSARDEEVNDAMQPIDESPREGKTDSKSEQKD; translated from the exons CATACTGCGGCCAGGAGGACCCCGAGGGCCATGAGGGACTGCACCACAGCTGGAGATTGAGAGACGACACCAACGGACTGAATGGCAGCG acagcagagaggagttTGAACCTCTGGGGCCATCGTCACTTCATGATGTAGGAACCACTTCAG CAAGGCGACTAGATGGCGTCCCTGAGCTGGATGAGTACTTTCTGAAACGTAGGCTGGAGGAGGGCAATGCCCATCCTGCTGCCATCGCAGAATACCTGCAACGCAGCGATACTGCCATTATTTACCCTGAAGCTCCAGAGGAAGTGACAAGGTTGGGCACGCCGGAGGCCATTGGGCAGGATGAGAGTGACCATG ACCCGACAACGACGCCCGATGACTTTGCCCAACTGCTCACCTGTCCATACTGCGACCGTGGCTACAAGCGTCTGACATCCCTAAAGGAACACATCAAGTATCGCCACGAGAAGAACGAGGACCTGAGCTTCCCCTGCCCACTGTGCGCCGACGCCTTTAGCCACCGTGCACAGCTGGAACGTCATATGACCACACATAAACCTGCCACAGACCAG CCGTTGATGCTCAGCGAAGAAGCTGGGAACCGAAAATTCAAATGCAGTGAGTGTGGAAAGGCCTTCAAATACAAGCATCACCTGAAGGAGCATCTTCGTATTCACAGTG GTGAGAAACCATACGAGTGTTCCAACTGTAAGAAGCGGTTCTCCCACTCCGGCTCCTACAGCTCCCACATCAGCAGCAAGAAATGTATCAGCCTGATAGCTGTCAACGGACGAATTCGCAACGGAAACAGTGGCAAACCCAGCTCCTCCCCTAACTCCGCTACATCATCACCTGGAAGTCCTGCCCTTGCCCAGTTCCGccataaaatagaaaatagccGGCCACTTGGCCCTCCTGACCAGCACAGTCATATTGACATCAAAGCTGAGCCTATGGATTTCAACGAGTACCGGCTGCTGATGGCCTCTCAGCATGGGTTTGGGGGGCCAGGAGTTTATCTGAACGGTGGGAGTGGGAGTCCATTGGGCATTCATAGCTCATCCCAAAGCCCCCTTCAACACCTGGGAGGTATTGGGCTAGACATTCCCCTGCTGGGCTACACAGGGGCCCTTGGGAACAACTTAAATGAAGTTCAGAACGTGCTTCAGACTATGGATAACATGTCCaggcagaagatggatgggAATCCAGAGGAAATATCCAAACTCAGGGCCTACATGAAGGAGCTTGGTGCCcagatggaggagcagaggcTGGTCCCGGCAGGCATCGAGATGATGGGCCACAGCAGCCCCACAAAGAGCATCATTGACTACACACTGGAGAAGGTCAATGAGGCCAAAAGTCTGATCGATGACTCTAAGAGGCAAGTGGACTTGAAgatggagaagatggagaaacCAACCCACTTAATAGATTTCACGGGGGAGGAGAAATCCCAAGATGGCCAGAACCAGTTCCTTCCATTTTCCTGCCAGTACTGCAAAGAAACTTTTTCTGGGCCCATCCCACTGCATCAGCATGAGCGCTACCTgtgcaaaatgaatgaagagatcAAAGCGGTCCTGCAGCCGGCCGAGAGCAGTCCTGCAAGTCGCAGGGCTGCAACAAACTCTGAGCTGCCTAGTAATGAACGGGCTACCAGTCCAATCAACCTGTTCAATGACCATGTGTCAGTGCTCAAGACTTTTTTTGCCATGAACACTGAGCCAAACTCAGAGGAACTATTCAAGATTTCTGTTGCTGTCGGCCTTCCTCAAGACTTTGTGAAAGAGTGGTTTTCCCAGTGGAAGAGGAAAAAGTCCCCCCCCTCTGACCACGGCGCACCTGACCGGTCACCATTGTCGTTGCCTGCTGTAGATTTACATGGAACCTTCACGAACAGTGATGCCTTCCATAGACTTGCAAAAACCAACCAATTTACAGCGGACAGACATTCAACAGGGGAAAAGCAACTAGAATCTTTGGAACACCTGAGAAGTGGCACTCCATCACCCCTCAACctctcatcttcttcctccaaaaACTCTCAGAGTAGCTCTTATACTCCAAACAGCCTGGCCTCAGAGGATGTCCATGGGGATATACCACTGGATCTGTCACTTCCTAAGCACATGGCACAGAGACTTGTCACTGTGGGAGAGAAACGACCCCGAAAAAACGGTTTCAGCATTGAGCACAAACTAGAAGGTCAAGGACGAGAGCAGGGGTCCAGGCCTTTAGATCTCCTCAACATCAAGAAGGAGGTCCCAGGCTCTGATGGTGGAAGGAACCACCTGGAAAAAAGTTCCAGTCCTATCTTTGGGATTAATTCTTTTGCTGGTAGTCCTGTGTACACATCCCTACCCCCTCATGGAGCATTTCCTCCACCCACCTTCTTGTCTCCTGCCCAGGCCACCATCCCAGGCCTCAGGCCCTACCCCGGCCTTGACCCTATGAGCTTTCTGCCTCATATGGCCTACACCTATGCCACTGGGGCAGCCACATTTGCTGaaatgcagcagagaagaaagtACCAGCGGAAATCAGGTTTCCAG ggGGAGCTGCTGGATGGGACGGCAGATTATCTGTCCAGTCTGGATGACCTGACAGACAGCGATTCGCTGCTGTccaggaagaagatgaagaagactGAAAGTG GGAAGCGTCCTCACCAGTGTCAGATCTGTAAGAAAGCTTTCAAACACAAGCACCATCTCATCGAACACTCGCGCCTTCACTCTGGAGAGAAACCGTACCAGTGCGACAAGTGTGGCAAACGCTTCTCTCACTCGGGCTCATACTCGCAGCACATGAATCACCGCTACTCCTACTGCAAGAGGGAGGCCGAGGAACGGGAGGCAGCCGAGAGGGAGGCACGCGACAAAGGAGGAGGAGTCGTGGTGGGAGGTCTGGaacccacagagctgctgatgaGGAGGGCCTACCTGCAGGGACTGGGGCCACTTGGATATTCAGACCCAGAGGACCAGCAGGAGGACGGCGGCGGTGGTGATACAATCCAGAGGGATGTCAGTAATGTTGGGGGAGGACAGGAAGTTAGAAAGGTAGAGAACAAGACACACAAGgaggtgacagacagacaggaggcaagtttcagggaaagagagaaggatgagGAAGAAGTGGTCAGCAATAACAGGAGCCAGATGGACTCAGCAAGGGACGAGGAGGTAAATGATGCGATGCAGCCGATTGATGAGAGTCCACgagaaggaaagacagacagcaagTCGGAACAGAAGGACTGA
- the zeb2a gene encoding zinc finger E-box-binding homeobox 2a isoform X1 translates to MGYRERSGGAGSRIHADWTDLSMRQQIMAEGPRCKRRKQANPRRKNVVNYENVVDTGSETDEDDRTVASEDNGFSNEGGGGDEEAGSPAGVPTLESSPRVGHALLSYCGQEDPEGHEGLHHSWRLRDDTNGLNGSDSREEFEPLGPSSLHDVGTTSARRLDGVPELDEYFLKRRLEEGNAHPAAIAEYLQRSDTAIIYPEAPEEVTRLGTPEAIGQDESDHDPTTTPDDFAQLLTCPYCDRGYKRLTSLKEHIKYRHEKNEDLSFPCPLCADAFSHRAQLERHMTTHKPATDQPLMLSEEAGNRKFKCSECGKAFKYKHHLKEHLRIHSGEKPYECSNCKKRFSHSGSYSSHISSKKCISLIAVNGRIRNGNSGKPSSSPNSATSSPGSPALAQFRHKIENSRPLGPPDQHSHIDIKAEPMDFNEYRLLMASQHGFGGPGVYLNGGSGSPLGIHSSSQSPLQHLGGIGLDIPLLGYTGALGNNLNEVQNVLQTMDNMSRQKMDGNPEEISKLRAYMKELGAQMEEQRLVPAGIEMMGHSSPTKSIIDYTLEKVNEAKSLIDDSKRQVDLKMEKMEKPTHLIDFTGEEKSQDGQNQFLPFSCQYCKETFSGPIPLHQHERYLCKMNEEIKAVLQPAESSPASRRAATNSELPSNERATSPINLFNDHVSVLKTFFAMNTEPNSEELFKISVAVGLPQDFVKEWFSQWKRKKSPPSDHGAPDRSPLSLPAVDLHGTFTNSDAFHRLAKTNQFTADRHSTGEKQLESLEHLRSGTPSPLNLSSSSSKNSQSSSYTPNSLASEDVHGDIPLDLSLPKHMAQRLVTVGEKRPRKNGFSIEHKLEGQGREQGSRPLDLLNIKKEVPGSDGGRNHLEKSSSPIFGINSFAGSPVYTSLPPHGAFPPPTFLSPAQATIPGLRPYPGLDPMSFLPHMAYTYATGAATFAEMQQRRKYQRKSGFQGELLDGTADYLSSLDDLTDSDSLLSRKKMKKTESGTYACDLCDKTFQKTSSLLRHKYEHTGKRPHQCQICKKAFKHKHHLIEHSRLHSGEKPYQCDKCGKRFSHSGSYSQHMNHRYSYCKREAEEREAAEREARDKGGGVVVGGLEPTELLMRRAYLQGLGPLGYSDPEDQQEDGGGGDTIQRDVSNVGGGQEVRKVENKTHKEVTDRQEASFREREKDEEEVVSNNRSQMDSARDEEVNDAMQPIDESPREGKTDSKSEQKD, encoded by the exons CATACTGCGGCCAGGAGGACCCCGAGGGCCATGAGGGACTGCACCACAGCTGGAGATTGAGAGACGACACCAACGGACTGAATGGCAGCG acagcagagaggagttTGAACCTCTGGGGCCATCGTCACTTCATGATGTAGGAACCACTTCAG CAAGGCGACTAGATGGCGTCCCTGAGCTGGATGAGTACTTTCTGAAACGTAGGCTGGAGGAGGGCAATGCCCATCCTGCTGCCATCGCAGAATACCTGCAACGCAGCGATACTGCCATTATTTACCCTGAAGCTCCAGAGGAAGTGACAAGGTTGGGCACGCCGGAGGCCATTGGGCAGGATGAGAGTGACCATG ACCCGACAACGACGCCCGATGACTTTGCCCAACTGCTCACCTGTCCATACTGCGACCGTGGCTACAAGCGTCTGACATCCCTAAAGGAACACATCAAGTATCGCCACGAGAAGAACGAGGACCTGAGCTTCCCCTGCCCACTGTGCGCCGACGCCTTTAGCCACCGTGCACAGCTGGAACGTCATATGACCACACATAAACCTGCCACAGACCAG CCGTTGATGCTCAGCGAAGAAGCTGGGAACCGAAAATTCAAATGCAGTGAGTGTGGAAAGGCCTTCAAATACAAGCATCACCTGAAGGAGCATCTTCGTATTCACAGTG GTGAGAAACCATACGAGTGTTCCAACTGTAAGAAGCGGTTCTCCCACTCCGGCTCCTACAGCTCCCACATCAGCAGCAAGAAATGTATCAGCCTGATAGCTGTCAACGGACGAATTCGCAACGGAAACAGTGGCAAACCCAGCTCCTCCCCTAACTCCGCTACATCATCACCTGGAAGTCCTGCCCTTGCCCAGTTCCGccataaaatagaaaatagccGGCCACTTGGCCCTCCTGACCAGCACAGTCATATTGACATCAAAGCTGAGCCTATGGATTTCAACGAGTACCGGCTGCTGATGGCCTCTCAGCATGGGTTTGGGGGGCCAGGAGTTTATCTGAACGGTGGGAGTGGGAGTCCATTGGGCATTCATAGCTCATCCCAAAGCCCCCTTCAACACCTGGGAGGTATTGGGCTAGACATTCCCCTGCTGGGCTACACAGGGGCCCTTGGGAACAACTTAAATGAAGTTCAGAACGTGCTTCAGACTATGGATAACATGTCCaggcagaagatggatgggAATCCAGAGGAAATATCCAAACTCAGGGCCTACATGAAGGAGCTTGGTGCCcagatggaggagcagaggcTGGTCCCGGCAGGCATCGAGATGATGGGCCACAGCAGCCCCACAAAGAGCATCATTGACTACACACTGGAGAAGGTCAATGAGGCCAAAAGTCTGATCGATGACTCTAAGAGGCAAGTGGACTTGAAgatggagaagatggagaaacCAACCCACTTAATAGATTTCACGGGGGAGGAGAAATCCCAAGATGGCCAGAACCAGTTCCTTCCATTTTCCTGCCAGTACTGCAAAGAAACTTTTTCTGGGCCCATCCCACTGCATCAGCATGAGCGCTACCTgtgcaaaatgaatgaagagatcAAAGCGGTCCTGCAGCCGGCCGAGAGCAGTCCTGCAAGTCGCAGGGCTGCAACAAACTCTGAGCTGCCTAGTAATGAACGGGCTACCAGTCCAATCAACCTGTTCAATGACCATGTGTCAGTGCTCAAGACTTTTTTTGCCATGAACACTGAGCCAAACTCAGAGGAACTATTCAAGATTTCTGTTGCTGTCGGCCTTCCTCAAGACTTTGTGAAAGAGTGGTTTTCCCAGTGGAAGAGGAAAAAGTCCCCCCCCTCTGACCACGGCGCACCTGACCGGTCACCATTGTCGTTGCCTGCTGTAGATTTACATGGAACCTTCACGAACAGTGATGCCTTCCATAGACTTGCAAAAACCAACCAATTTACAGCGGACAGACATTCAACAGGGGAAAAGCAACTAGAATCTTTGGAACACCTGAGAAGTGGCACTCCATCACCCCTCAACctctcatcttcttcctccaaaaACTCTCAGAGTAGCTCTTATACTCCAAACAGCCTGGCCTCAGAGGATGTCCATGGGGATATACCACTGGATCTGTCACTTCCTAAGCACATGGCACAGAGACTTGTCACTGTGGGAGAGAAACGACCCCGAAAAAACGGTTTCAGCATTGAGCACAAACTAGAAGGTCAAGGACGAGAGCAGGGGTCCAGGCCTTTAGATCTCCTCAACATCAAGAAGGAGGTCCCAGGCTCTGATGGTGGAAGGAACCACCTGGAAAAAAGTTCCAGTCCTATCTTTGGGATTAATTCTTTTGCTGGTAGTCCTGTGTACACATCCCTACCCCCTCATGGAGCATTTCCTCCACCCACCTTCTTGTCTCCTGCCCAGGCCACCATCCCAGGCCTCAGGCCCTACCCCGGCCTTGACCCTATGAGCTTTCTGCCTCATATGGCCTACACCTATGCCACTGGGGCAGCCACATTTGCTGaaatgcagcagagaagaaagtACCAGCGGAAATCAGGTTTCCAG ggGGAGCTGCTGGATGGGACGGCAGATTATCTGTCCAGTCTGGATGACCTGACAGACAGCGATTCGCTGCTGTccaggaagaagatgaagaagactGAAAGTGGTACGTACGCCTGTGACTTGTGCGACAAAACATTCCAGAAGACCAGTTCCCTCCTAAGACACAAATATGAGCACACAG GGAAGCGTCCTCACCAGTGTCAGATCTGTAAGAAAGCTTTCAAACACAAGCACCATCTCATCGAACACTCGCGCCTTCACTCTGGAGAGAAACCGTACCAGTGCGACAAGTGTGGCAAACGCTTCTCTCACTCGGGCTCATACTCGCAGCACATGAATCACCGCTACTCCTACTGCAAGAGGGAGGCCGAGGAACGGGAGGCAGCCGAGAGGGAGGCACGCGACAAAGGAGGAGGAGTCGTGGTGGGAGGTCTGGaacccacagagctgctgatgaGGAGGGCCTACCTGCAGGGACTGGGGCCACTTGGATATTCAGACCCAGAGGACCAGCAGGAGGACGGCGGCGGTGGTGATACAATCCAGAGGGATGTCAGTAATGTTGGGGGAGGACAGGAAGTTAGAAAGGTAGAGAACAAGACACACAAGgaggtgacagacagacaggaggcaagtttcagggaaagagagaaggatgagGAAGAAGTGGTCAGCAATAACAGGAGCCAGATGGACTCAGCAAGGGACGAGGAGGTAAATGATGCGATGCAGCCGATTGATGAGAGTCCACgagaaggaaagacagacagcaagTCGGAACAGAAGGACTGA